A genome region from Chengkuizengella sp. SCS-71B includes the following:
- the aroH gene encoding chorismate mutase, with product MYVRGIRGAITVEKNEESEILNATSELLKTIVMENDVNPEDICSVFVTVTHDITATFPARTIRQMSGWDLVPLMCSLEIDVPGSLPRCIRLMVQINTTKQQNEMKHVYLNEATKLRPDLKPN from the coding sequence GAATAAGAGGAGCAATTACCGTAGAGAAAAACGAGGAGTCTGAAATATTAAATGCTACTTCTGAATTATTAAAAACGATTGTTATGGAAAACGATGTGAATCCTGAAGACATTTGCAGTGTTTTTGTAACGGTAACACATGATATTACTGCAACATTTCCTGCTAGAACGATACGTCAAATGAGTGGATGGGACCTTGTACCTTTAATGTGCTCGTTGGAAATTGATGTACCAGGAAGTTTACCAAGATGCATTCGCTTAATGGTCCAGATCAACACAACAAAACAACAAAATGAAATGAAACATGTTTATTTGAATGAAGCAACAAAACTTCGTCCTGATTTAAAACCAAATTGA
- the trpE gene encoding anthranilate synthase component I, translating into MYYPEITKVKDLAREHNLIPIVHDILADIETPIRVFNHFHEERNAFMLESVEGGVNWARYSFIGKNPFLIIQGKNGNITINKHGKKQNVKDQPIEALKQLLRSYSSPALSDLPRFTGGAVGFFGYDLLQYYENLPAHDIDDLQMNDIQFMFCDEVIVFDHFKQQVKIIANVHVPNRATDMEIEKAYSETCKRIDETILRLQKPLAVPPMAQNQKSDVDLKHIHSNVTKDQFMKNVESAKEYIRAGDIFQVVLSQRFEIETEISPLHVYRVLRTMNPSPYMYYLKMEDEVIVGTSPESLVRVEGGRVQTKPIAGTRPRGETEELDLQHEKDLLSDPKELAEHLMLVDLGRNDIGRVAEFSTVKCDTFMEIERYSHVMHIVSNVSGKLREDKDFFDAFISCLPAGTVSGAPKLRAMEIIAEFENEARGAYAGAIGYLGFSGNLDTCITIRTIIFKNGKAYVQAGAGIVWDSVPEKEYEETVNKAMALLKAIRLAEVWFNKDQFSLVNQDYY; encoded by the coding sequence ATGTATTATCCTGAAATCACTAAAGTGAAGGATTTAGCAAGAGAACATAATTTAATACCCATTGTACATGACATACTTGCTGATATTGAAACACCAATTCGAGTTTTCAACCATTTTCATGAAGAGAGGAATGCTTTCATGTTAGAGAGTGTTGAGGGTGGGGTGAATTGGGCTAGATATTCCTTCATAGGTAAAAATCCATTTTTAATTATCCAAGGTAAAAATGGAAACATAACAATTAACAAACATGGTAAAAAACAAAATGTGAAAGATCAGCCTATTGAGGCTTTGAAACAACTGCTTCGTTCATATTCTAGTCCGGCATTATCCGATTTACCAAGATTCACAGGAGGAGCAGTTGGTTTTTTTGGATATGATTTATTACAATATTACGAAAATCTCCCAGCCCATGACATAGATGATTTACAAATGAATGATATACAATTTATGTTTTGTGATGAAGTAATTGTTTTTGACCATTTTAAACAACAGGTAAAAATTATTGCTAATGTACATGTGCCAAATCGAGCTACAGATATGGAAATTGAAAAAGCGTATAGTGAAACTTGCAAACGTATTGATGAGACTATTTTAAGATTACAAAAACCGTTAGCTGTCCCACCGATGGCACAAAATCAGAAATCTGATGTTGATTTAAAACATATACATTCAAATGTAACGAAAGATCAATTCATGAAAAATGTAGAATCAGCAAAGGAATACATCCGAGCAGGGGATATTTTTCAAGTCGTGTTATCCCAAAGGTTTGAAATTGAAACAGAAATTTCGCCATTACATGTATATCGAGTTCTTAGAACGATGAATCCTTCACCATATATGTATTATTTAAAGATGGAGGATGAGGTCATTGTAGGAACTTCTCCTGAATCTCTAGTGAGGGTTGAGGGAGGACGTGTTCAAACGAAACCGATTGCTGGTACGAGACCAAGGGGAGAAACAGAAGAATTAGATTTACAGCACGAAAAGGATCTTCTTTCTGATCCTAAAGAATTAGCTGAACACCTTATGTTAGTAGACTTAGGACGAAATGACATCGGACGAGTGGCAGAGTTTAGTACTGTAAAATGTGATACGTTTATGGAAATAGAAAGATATTCACATGTAATGCATATTGTTTCCAATGTATCTGGAAAACTTAGAGAAGACAAAGATTTTTTTGATGCCTTTATTTCCTGCTTGCCAGCAGGCACAGTATCAGGCGCACCTAAATTAAGAGCGATGGAAATTATAGCTGAATTTGAAAATGAAGCTAGAGGAGCTTATGCAGGGGCAATTGGCTATTTAGGGTTTTCAGGAAATTTAGACACCTGTATTACTATTCGAACGATTATTTTTAAAAATGGAAAAGCTTATGTGCAAGCTGGTGCGGGCATTGTGTGGGATTCAGTTCCTGAAAAGGAATATGAGGAAACAGTCAATAAGGCAATGGCACTGCTCAAAGCAATTCGATTGGCCGAAGTGTGGTTTAACAAAGATCAGTTTAGTTTAGTGAATCAGGATTATTATTAA